The Delphinus delphis chromosome 11, mDelDel1.2, whole genome shotgun sequence DNA segment aAGGAAAACGATGCCACAATTTGAGAATGGTATTAAAAAACTGTTTCTACTAGTTAGCACATAGCAATAGGTGCTGAAGAACttgaaaatggaaaaatccaTTGGGTTAGCAACAACTAAATTCAAATAACAACAATAGAAAACCTTTTTTGAGGGCTTCCCATGTGTTTGGTAATGCACTGAATGAATAATTTACATGGGTCTGGGCTCATTTTATTACATCCTATAAGGTGGTATGATAGTCTTACATGTCAGCTACAGTAGAATACCAAGTTATTTAATCAACACTAACCTAGGTGTTGcagtgaaggtattttgtagatgtgctCAACAGCTACAACCAACTGACTTTAAGATTATCCTTGATAATATGGTTATCTACTCGGttaaaggccttaagagcaaacaAAAATGAGGTTTCCctaagaagaaattctgcctcaagactgtaGCATCAAATCctgcctgctggcctgccctagATTTCAAACTGAAGACTGCAGCAActacctgagtttccagcctgccacCCACCCTACAAACTTCAAGCTGGCTGACCCCCTTAATTGCAAGAACCAACTTCTTAAAATACTGTCATCTATCCacctatctatctgtcatctatgtCCTATTGGTTCTGCTCTtcctggagaaccctaatacaggtAGGCatgttattttccccattttaaaaatagagaagctGGGGTTTGAGAATTTGCTGGTTAAACAGGTGGTAAGCAGAACCTGAGCTTCAACACAGAAGTTGATTCCAGAGCCCTTGAAAACAACCATCATACTTGTGATTAAGGAAAACTTTGCTGGCTGGAGGTGTCACTGGAGTCTTGTGCCcagtttttactaatttttaaagggTCATTCAAGTATATATAGTCCATCTACCTGGAGAATCAGCCCAGAATTTTAATGAGTCTGGACTGATGAATAGAGTATAAATCCATTCTTCTCAGACACTGtgctccccaccctctccaccatAAAACTCTTCACAGATCTTTTGCTGCCCAGGTATCCATGCCATGGTCCGCATAGCACATTCAGGGTCCTACTAGCAGAATATAGTCTCCTAAAACAGAGCACTCTTTGGAAGGTATTGCAGGGAAGCAGAATAGAGAGGATTCATTCAGAATTCCCTTATAGTTTTCATTCCCCATATCTAGCTGTTGTGGGCAAACAGCTGAAACTGCTATATTGACTGTCTGCCACTGAAAACCAGATGATGTTCTCAAGCTTCCAGACCTGCATCATAACCCTGAAACCAGATACACACACCCAGCATTTCTGGGGGTCATTTTCCTGCAGAGTTAAAATCACACATTCTTCAAATTATAGGTGAATCCTAATTGTATAACTCAATTAGGgttgatgagagtttttaaaaagcaatacttTTAAAGAGGCTTCTTctagtaagtcagacagaaaaagacaaatatcatatgatatcacttacatgtggaatctaagatatgatacaaatgaacacatttacaaaacagaaacagactcacagacatagaaaacaaatttatgcttaccaaaggggaaatgtggggagggataaattaggagtttgggattagcagatgcaaactactatatacaaaatagataaacaacaaggtcctactgtatagcacagggaactctactcaatattctgtaataacctatatgggaaaagaatctgaaaaagaatagatatttgtatatgtataactgattcactctgctgtacagcagaaacacaacattgtaaatctactatactccaatataaaataaaaaatttaaaaaaaaccagaaatagattcacagacatagaaaacaaactcatggttaccaaaggggaaaggagtgggagggataaattaggactttggaattaacagatacacactactatatataaaataaataaacaacaaggacctactgtatagcacagggaactatattcaatatcttgtaataacctattcgataatggaaaagaatctaaaaaagaatatgtactttTACCTTCAGGTGTCCagtttacacctgaaactaacacaacattataaatcaactatgcttcaattaaaaaaaataataaggaggCTTCTCCTGAGAAAGACAAAGCTTTTGAACAGAAGTGTTCAGTTGAGCAAACAATTCAGAATGGCCCAGACTGTAGGTAGGGGCTCAAAAAATTCAAGAGGGTCTGAGGGAAATGAGACGGGCCAAAAATATAACTGCCTACCTACCAGGAACACAGGAACATTTACTTTTAGGGAAAGTCTAGATTACACTGCTATGGAATCCATAAATTCTGAGAGTCaaataataaaaggagaaaagagaggggcCCTGGTAAGTGTGGGTGGCATAACTGCGTGTTTGGTGAGATGGGGTTTTTCGAAAATGctaccatttgtaaaatgggtttaaaataatattttgactaGTGATTTCATGTCTGTAAAGGGTATTAATTATTTTGGAATTCCCTCCTATGTTGAGATGCTTTGTGTTTTGAACACACTGATCAGTTAATCTGCAGCTGCTGCTCTGGGTGCTCAGCAATTTTCACTGTCTTGTTGCTATGCAACGAGGACTTTCCCCCAAATCGccagtgtgccaggccctgtgaagAGCTGTTGGGGTCTGCCTACTGGCCACAGTGCCACCAAGCGGTCGTTCTGCAAAACAGTGGCACCAAGCTGGTTCGTTTCCATGGCTGTCTAATCACGGCCCCCTAAGGTCGTCTCTGCTCCAGATGAATTAGCAGGTTCATTAAGCAATGGggaattatttattcttttcatattcttcccAACACAGTGAGGATTTGTTCACTCCAGTGAATGCATCATGCCAGCGGCACAGCAAATTTGAAGAATGTTGGACTGGTCGGCAGAAGGCATTTTTGTTTACCCCTACATTGACCTCTCTTGGACATAATTTGCTCTTCTAAACAGTGAGGGGCTTGGGTTAGGTCTCCCAACGTCCCATTCCTTCTACTCTAAAAGTCGAATTCTTTGCTTCTGTTACGTGTGGTTTTTATAAGGAGCATAACCTTGAAGCTGATCCTGGTCCAGCAGCTCCAACAGATCTTTCTTCTGTTGCTTCAAAGCAAGTTTGGCAGGTAGCAGCAAggctggagggagaagggaagcacTGCGCCCACCAGGAGAGCCAAGAGTGCCAACCTTATCTGGCAAATGACTCTGCTCCCCACATGCTTGGTGGAGGTCCCCCTGGATGAAACTGCCCTTGCTGAGAACTCTGGCCCAGGGCATTCATTGGTCCCAGGCACCCTGGGGAAACCTGTGACGGAAGGTCCACAGGGAAGTGTACCTGAGCAGGATGTGCTGATGGACTTTGGGCAGCAGGCTGGTGGCACTAATGATTTCACTGAAGattagaaggaaaggagaaatttgAATTCCACCTCAAAGGATGCgaccctgccccttcctctgaTGGTCTGTGGGCACCTGGAGCCAGGGAGGGGAATTGCTCTCCTCAGAACCCTGCTCCCCGTTAGCTTTCCTGAACTCCTGGTTGGAAGCTACATGAATCCACATTCGTGATGCATCTCGTCATGTGCCTGATAAGGAGACTGGAGTCGTTTTCCTATTCCCCCCAACAGCCTGCCTCCCTGTGCTTGGCAGGTAAACGTGAGGTATGGTGAATGTTGTTCCCGTACTGCTGGGACTTATGCAAATCTTCATCAGTCTGTGCATTACATCCAGTTTCTTCCAAATTCAGGATCAAGTGAGACAACAGGAATcctaaatattaaactaaaaaaataaaataaaatgaattatccACATGCTGAGAAAATGTAGCTGAATTATCATAGGTCATGAGACTTCAGAGCTCTCTCCATTGTGATTTGATTAACACTCTTTAATTTGTCATTATTTggggggatttaaaaaaaaactaatctcGATAACAAGAGTTTGTAAGAGGTTGTCTCACTCAATTTCCACCCACTGGGGTAAACTCACAGAACATTAAGGACAGAATGGAGCTTTGTAATCATCTAGTCTTTTTTGGTTTAAACTGAGacctaaaatacatatataaataaaattaaagtaaatgaaattttacttgttacaatctgactttaaaaaataaatttaaaaaaaagtactgcagggtctcttctattttttaacaaCTCTGAACCACAAAATATCAGGGCCATGTGACATAAACATCTGGCTCATTTTGTCTGGTCAGCCATTGGCTGATAGGATAAGGAAGAATATgtggaggggaaagaaaaggaagaaaatacaagacactTTTTATCTTCTGGCTTTGATTAAAGAAAGCACCTCCACTTAAATGCATCAGCTCTATAGATGTTTTGTGGATGGAATACTTTATTGTTCTCATTCTCTGCCCCAAATACCAAGCCTAATCTTGTTTCCCTGTGTCTGCGAGGTGGGATGTACAGCTTCTTTCCCATTTCAGACGTTTAGCACCACCAGCCCAGGAACCTAGCCACAGCCAAGGAAAAGGTGAGGGCCAGCTCACTAAATTTCTAGACTCTCCTGTTAAGAATGCCACGTTCTCCCAGACCTCAAGATTTCCACGCAGGCAGCAGCCGTTAGGCCCACAGAGGTCTGGATGGGTTTGGCTACTCATGTATTCCATAGGGAGAAACCTGTCTTGTCAAGGAAAGAGCAACAGACTTGCAGTTAGGGGACCTGAGTGTGAAAAACAGCTCGGTCACACTCCGACTTGGGCAAGTCACGTAGGGATGATAATAGGAACATCACAGAATACTTGAGAGGATAAAGTGAGATAATACAGGTAAAATCACTGAACAACTGATATTATTATTTGCAATTCTCGTTAACTAGGGTGTGAAAATGCACACCAGTCTTGTCTGTAAACCCGTTACTGTTTGAATAAGTACATCTTTAAAATGTGCTAGTCCTAGATTTGAAATAATGGAGACctggcaaccagagaagaaaatctCGAGTTACCACAGCCAAAGAAGAGTCTGAGCTTGGTGAGGGTATGATGATACATCCTGGAGAGAGATGAGGGGTAGGAAGTGCTGGCTGGAGAAACGGCCTCACGTCTGAGTGtccaggagaaagaagaaagcgcTCCTTGCACTTGCTGTCCTAGGGTATAGGGGCAGCGCTGGGCAGCCAAAGGTGTCTGCCTGAACTGCAGAGTGCAGGGAGATCCCATCTGCACTTCTCCCTTTGGCATTTTCTGGGCTTGCCCTGGCAGGGTCCCTGCTCATTTTCTTGAGTTTAACTCAGAAGAGACGTAAACATCCTGGACACAGCCTAGATGGGACACAGATGTGAGGAAAACAGCACGGCCACTTCAAATGTTTCAAGGCATCATCAGCTGGTTAGGTTAagggagaatgaaagagagacagaaaaagagacagagaccaAAATTAGGCAACTCTATAAGCTTTCTTTCCCTAAGAATCCTGATTATAATTCGATCACAGAAGACTACCCAGCAAGTTCCAATATATTCCAATATACGGAGCGCTCTCCAGAACAGATCCGGACAGAAGGTAATGTAAAAACATATACAATATTAAGACTTTCTAAATGTTGCTTAGTAGAGAAATTCAAGTCTCTGAAATGTGTCACACAGCAGATTTCATTTGGAACAGAAGCCCATAGTTAACAAAATTTCAGtagggaggagaaaaaggaaacagaataaaacCAGGTTGAATCATTAATCAAAGACTGTGTATATGGCTTATGCTTTTTGGACCTACTGGTAAATTAAAAAGTAGGAAagcgttctttttttttaacgtatgtAACTAATACAGGAAAGGGACCATTGACCATAAGCTCAAGGTGAAAGCTTCCtcgaaaacaaaaagcaactaaaataaaaaacacagaaacTAAAATCAATAGTGAGTGCATTTTACAAAATCAAACATTTCCCTCAGAAAGTTgattgaaaagaaatatataaatagcttcTGTTTTTACAGTTAAAGTTTTTAATCTCTGGTGCATAACAGTAATTGAAAGAATTCTGAGAAATCAGACAAAAGTATTGGGCAGATTTGAATTAATGGGCCAAGCAAGCTTTTTCTCCTTGGCTTCTCTGTCAAATGAACCATAGCTTGAGTCTTTGGCTACAGCTTTGGCCGTGGGGAGGATTTCTGAGACGCCGACATAGTTTTTTTTGGCCATCCGTGAACTGGTTGTGATAGTGTAGGCATTGCTTCGGTAACACTTCATCGAGGACATGCAGAAAGTCTCTTTCATTCCTCTCCTAAAATTGGCATTATAAATGGAATACAGAGTAGGTTTAGAGGCTGAGGAACTAAAGGATATCCATGTGATAGCTGTAAAAACAAGGGAACTTTTCTTATAGTCTCGTTCATGGGGGTGCCACAGCTGAGCAACATGAAAAGGCAGCCAGGAGAGcaaaaacagaagatttaaaatgAGGAACATCTTGACAGTTTTCACTTTTGTCCTTGGGACGATGTTCGTTGTCCTCCTCACTGTTCGACCATCGGTGCCGATTCTCCAAATGTATTTTATGACCTTCTGGTAAAATAAGATTATGAGGACGGATGGAATCACAAAGCTCACCAAGAAATGGATGACGGTATAGGCGGTTCCTTCccaagaggaggggaggaaataGTTACAATGACTGTCCCAGTTGGAGCCATAGAAAAAGAACACGGGGGTCACAAAGGCCGCCTCAAAGATCCAGGACGCTGCAATCATCTTCTTGGCTTTTTCTCTGGACACCTTGAAGCTCAGAGGGTAGACGATGGTGTAGAACCGGTCTATGCAGATGGAGAGGAGAACGTACACCTGGACGCCTGGGGTGAGATACTGAAGGTAGCGCACGGCCTTGCACATGGCGCTGCCCAGGGCCCACCGGCCGGTGGCGAGCTGCAGCAGGACGAAAGGCATGCCGGCCACACTGACGAGCAGGTCAGCACACGCCAGGGACACCACGAAGTAGTTGGTGGTGGACTGAGTCCTCCTGCTCCGGTGGATGACCAAACACACCAGGGAATTGCCAAAGACAGAAAACAGCCACAGGGCCCCAAAGAAAATGCTGGCCGTGGCCACTTCCCCGGGGTTAGGTCTGTAGCGCAGGTCTGTTCCATTACTCCTCCAGCCGTGCTCCTCGTAAAGCGCCGTCAGGTCCTGGCTCAGCAGAGGGGAGGCCATTTCCGTGCAGCTGTGGTTTTGGAGGGGCACCAGAAGTGTAGGAACAACCAAAGGCGGCTTGCTGTTATCCATTCTGTGAGCAAAAACCatattcattttttccctcttagttctggataagaaaagaagaatgaggcCTCCTGTTAAAATGGTGTTACACGGATTGATTCCTGAGACTAACAATCTTATTTGACGCTTAGATCGGTTGTCATCTGTCAATGAGTAGGGCTTGTGTGTTGGCAGGAAAACATGACTACTACCCGGAAAGAGCTCTGGccccatttctctttcattttaggATGGTTTCAGCTGATCCCAGCTCAGGCTTTCCCTGGCCTCCCCGTCTCCTGACCGTTAGTCAAATGTGGTGGAACTCATAGCAAGCCCCACTCCTACACTGAACCTTGTTCCCTTCATATGCTGGGGATCACGGAGGGTTAGAGAGCTCAAATCTGCCTCATGGTTAGGGTGTTACCCCCAAATGACGTGCTA contains these protein-coding regions:
- the GPR19 gene encoding probable G-protein coupled receptor 19 → MNMVFAHRMDNSKPPLVVPTLLVPLQNHSCTEMASPLLSQDLTALYEEHGWRSNGTDLRYRPNPGEVATASIFFGALWLFSVFGNSLVCLVIHRSRRTQSTTNYFVVSLACADLLVSVAGMPFVLLQLATGRWALGSAMCKAVRYLQYLTPGVQVYVLLSICIDRFYTIVYPLSFKVSREKAKKMIAASWIFEAAFVTPVFFFYGSNWDSHCNYFLPSSWEGTAYTVIHFLVSFVIPSVLIILFYQKVIKYIWRIGTDGRTVRRTTNIVPRTKVKTVKMFLILNLLFLLSWLPFHVAQLWHPHERDYKKSSLVFTAITWISFSSSASKPTLYSIYNANFRRGMKETFCMSSMKCYRSNAYTITTSSRMAKKNYVGVSEILPTAKAVAKDSSYGSFDREAKEKKLAWPINSNLPNTFV